A stretch of DNA from Veillonellales bacterium:
TTATCACCCTTCTTAACGGCAATTCCCAGGGATGCTTTGGTGAAAGGCTCGCCGACAATTTTTACGTTTGGATGGGTTTTATTATACTCAAGCTGGTTTAACAGGTCGTTGATCGAAGCATCCAGACGTCCGTTTTCCATATCAAGC
This window harbors:
- a CDS encoding transporter substrate-binding domain-containing protein — its product is LDMENGRLDASINDLLNQLEYNKTHPNVKIVGEPFTKASLGIAVKKGDKDMIELVNSVLKEMKQNGEADKLYQKWLIGSKES